A single Fluviispira vulneris DNA region contains:
- a CDS encoding KamA family radical SAM protein — translation MPFVTPNELHNNTASNKKNITLAGAKLFGVSEENFTNWRWQMKNQVQSAEDLINILKISENEKIAFLELKDKFHAGISPYAIALMDFSNEFDPVRLQLMPRMEELKDKYGVPDPLNEVLNSPVKEVVHVYKDRIAWCVAQLCPVYCRYCFRKRRDGEEGLHFNPKIIDKGIEYISSNKNIRDVLITGGDPFIGHDTTIENLLKRLREIPHVEIIRFGTRTPVSLPYRITEEFADMLAKYHPIWINTHFNSVQELTPEAASAIDTLLRRGIPVGNQSVFLKDINDSVDKMRALVNGLVRLRARPYYIYHPQIVEGSEHLRIPIEKGLDIMRGLRGSTTGFANPQYVLDTPTGKIPLSPNHVLAREGENVIVEQLNKIPWAEPSPLNGYISERPLPELSFPNAERIFAKNN, via the coding sequence ATGCCTTTTGTAACTCCGAATGAACTTCACAACAATACCGCATCAAATAAAAAGAATATTACACTAGCTGGAGCTAAACTTTTTGGAGTTTCCGAAGAAAACTTTACAAATTGGCGTTGGCAGATGAAGAATCAAGTTCAATCTGCTGAAGATCTTATCAATATTCTTAAAATATCCGAAAATGAAAAAATAGCCTTTCTAGAATTAAAAGATAAATTTCATGCGGGAATCAGTCCATATGCTATTGCACTTATGGATTTTTCTAATGAATTTGATCCTGTTCGATTGCAGTTGATGCCAAGAATGGAAGAGTTAAAAGATAAATATGGAGTTCCAGATCCACTCAATGAGGTGTTGAATTCTCCAGTAAAAGAAGTTGTGCATGTTTATAAAGATCGAATTGCTTGGTGCGTTGCTCAACTATGTCCTGTTTATTGCCGTTATTGTTTTAGAAAACGTCGTGATGGCGAAGAAGGTTTACATTTTAATCCCAAAATAATTGATAAAGGTATAGAATATATTTCATCGAATAAAAATATTCGAGATGTGTTAATAACTGGTGGAGATCCATTTATTGGGCACGATACAACGATTGAAAATTTATTAAAAAGGTTACGTGAAATACCGCATGTTGAAATTATAAGATTTGGAACAAGGACACCTGTTTCGTTACCTTATCGAATCACTGAAGAATTTGCAGATATGCTTGCAAAATATCATCCTATTTGGATAAATACTCACTTTAATTCTGTGCAAGAACTCACGCCAGAAGCAGCTAGCGCCATAGATACACTGCTCAGGAGAGGTATTCCCGTTGGTAATCAATCTGTATTTTTAAAAGATATCAATGATTCGGTTGATAAAATGCGTGCGCTAGTCAATGGACTCGTCCGTTTGCGAGCAAGGCCTTATTATATTTATCATCCACAAATCGTTGAAGGATCAGAACATCTCCGTATACCAATAGAAAAAGGTCTTGATATTATGAGAGGCTTAAGAGGATCCACCACTGGTTTTGCTAATCCACAATATGTTTTAGACACTCCAACAGGCAAAATTCCTCTTTCACCAAATCATGTCTTAGCTAGAGAAGGTGAAAACGTTATTGTGGAACAGTTGAATAAAATACCTTGGGCTGAACCAAGTCCATTAAATGGATATATTTCAGAAAGACCTCTCCCTGAATTGAGCTTTCCCAATGCAGAAAGAATTTTTGCAAAAAATAATTAA
- a CDS encoding FtsX-like permease family protein, with amino-acid sequence MAANSKAIRFLLHRYLISSWASKSRRSASAIGVLLPVLGVAIGVFAFTVVLSVMGGFVTNIKSHLLNMQAHIEVVSTERAKQIPENTELMDQILSLSDEVIAISPYQSGDVILQSGSRGAMARLEGIDPTQAEGTLNLQKYISDDITLNILNRKLPAENITKSDLFPTVILTFDLMNQLGLHVGDSLTLVSTVPDDGIGGFAPTQFPVVIAGYINSGNFSFNQKRVFTSLKTANLFFQNEKSWLGLQLKLKKPLEADRIAKVLDKTLLPQGLRSKPWTESNSALLKVLTLERFGMSFVMLMIILVSCFSISISLLLTIRRKSNEMAILRSLGFEQSDLSKLFLWQGFLIGFAGVLLGLLIGGVALYFIHNYQIPFITTSYSSKPLPVLIDIYEIIFISLGSILLAMLAAVWPAIEVRNLDVIEVLSVRN; translated from the coding sequence ATGGCTGCAAATTCAAAAGCAATACGTTTTTTACTCCATCGCTATCTCATATCATCTTGGGCAAGCAAATCGCGCAGAAGCGCTTCAGCCATAGGAGTACTATTGCCAGTTCTTGGTGTTGCCATCGGTGTTTTTGCCTTTACAGTCGTCTTAAGTGTTATGGGAGGATTTGTAACAAACATAAAATCTCACCTCCTTAACATGCAAGCACACATTGAAGTTGTTTCAACTGAAAGAGCGAAACAGATTCCAGAAAATACTGAACTTATGGACCAAATTCTTTCGCTCTCCGATGAAGTAATTGCCATTTCACCTTATCAAAGCGGAGATGTAATTCTGCAGTCAGGCTCTCGAGGTGCAATGGCACGATTAGAAGGAATAGACCCGACACAAGCAGAAGGAACTCTCAACTTACAAAAATATATTTCTGATGATATTACTTTAAATATTTTAAATAGAAAATTACCTGCTGAAAATATTACAAAATCGGATCTATTTCCAACTGTAATCTTGACTTTTGATCTTATGAATCAATTAGGCCTCCATGTTGGCGACAGTTTAACTTTAGTTTCCACTGTGCCAGATGATGGCATTGGCGGATTTGCTCCGACTCAATTTCCTGTTGTCATTGCTGGTTATATCAATTCAGGTAATTTTTCTTTTAATCAAAAAAGAGTTTTCACTTCACTTAAAACAGCAAATCTTTTTTTTCAAAATGAAAAATCTTGGCTTGGCCTTCAATTAAAATTAAAGAAACCACTAGAGGCCGATCGAATTGCAAAAGTTCTAGATAAAACTTTATTGCCACAAGGTCTCCGCAGTAAACCTTGGACTGAATCTAATAGTGCTTTACTTAAAGTGCTCACATTAGAAAGATTTGGAATGAGTTTTGTCATGCTTATGATCATTCTTGTCAGTTGCTTCAGCATATCCATATCTCTACTGCTTACGATTCGGAGAAAATCAAATGAAATGGCAATTTTAAGAAGTTTAGGCTTTGAACAATCTGATTTAAGCAAACTTTTTCTTTGGCAAGGATTCCTTATTGGATTTGCGGGGGTCCTGCTTGGGCTCTTAATAGGTGGCGTTGCTCTTTATTTCATTCATAATTATCAAATTCCTTTTATTACAACATCTTATTCTAGCAAACCTTTACCCGTTCTCATTGATA